Part of the Quercus lobata isolate SW786 chromosome 6, ValleyOak3.0 Primary Assembly, whole genome shotgun sequence genome, AGCTAAATGCCTCTGCATGTAATGATTTGAGTACCATGTACAGAAAATGTGGTGAATGCTTGATTCTTCCGAGTTAGCTTTTAGTCAAATTCACAGTCCTGACCTTGTTTCTTCCAACACCGTTACTACTTTGCATTTGCACAGCATGGCCTCTATGAGAAAGGCTCTAGTTTTGAACCAAATGGCAAGGTGAATGTGAGTATGAATTTGTTTGACTAAATGGTCAATGGCTATGGTAATATGCTTGCCTTGCCTTGCCTGGTTGATTTATATTGAGTCGGGCAGGTCAGCTGGTGAAGGCCATATGAAGCAGAATCAGGTGCCTGGGGTTCTCTTCTAGTAGCCTGCTGTGTCTATTCAAATATGGAATTAAATCAATTTTCAGTAGCTAAGTAAGGTTATAAGGAAAATCATACAGATAGATTTAACTTTTAACaaaagatttgttttgttttttttcaaagcACATGTTTTGTCAGGATAATCTAGTCTATGTTTTGGCTTTGTAGAAGCgttaatataatatagaaaCAATCTTGAGAGTGTATTGATATATTTGTGACATGATGTTAGTGGatcttttttttggtacatgCTTAAAAAGACAGAAAAACAATACTGCATCTTAAAGAACATTATTGGTTGGATTGTTGGAATGCCTTGTTATTAAAGAATGAGTCATGTTAACGGATGCCCTTAgagtaattgttaataaaccataataagaaagttttaacaccactttcatgaaaaatataataacatttattattttgtcatTCTTCCAatataatgtttttaaaaatacttcatggacaaaatttagctacaaaattggttgtagtttaaggctacaaactcactcaataaaataaataatacaacatattttgaaaatctaaccgttgaattgtatgttctttacgcctttaatacacatgttaaatattgtgtcaatcggatatcatttactatatgatttataagcttatattttgtgcataattttaaattacaaaaacttgcaatttaaaaaatgtattgatgacatagctattaatctttaattttcttgaaattttgcaagtatggagaatataaaaagaagatataatccaatggtggatttgtcaaaattcacatccaataaaaagatattaagtaagtttgtagcctaaggctacaactaattttgtagctacaactaagtttagggcattggttaacattTACCTTAAAGAATATCATGTATCGATGACATTGACAATACCACTTGAATATTGCATGCATCGTTAAGCCATCTGGAAACCTCTTGCATTGGATACTTCCTGATTAAGAATTTGTTGGTCATACAGCTTCTTTGATTTGAATTAGATTTTGTCAATTATGTTGTAAATTCTATGGTGGTATTTTCTCCAGTGTGGATCCATGAGTTCACATTTTTACATAGAGGTCTTCAAGGTTCAAAATTCAGCGTTTGATATTTATTCATTTCTTGGCAGCCCCTCGGAAGAGTTAAAACTATTATTAGGCAGGTTGAGTAGAGGATTTGTTTAGCCTTAAAAGACGCGTCTCCTTGAGGCTTAATTATTAGAGAAAAAGCAGGCATGATTTTTATATTAACTTCTTTTAGCTAATTTGCTACTTGTTTATGAGCCTATGAATGCATTGAaaactttatattattttattttggttgacaaaataaaattcaactttCAGAAGAAGAAATTTCCAGTACGCCAAAAAGTATACAAGAGAGACCTCTCTTGCGTATGTTGAACCTTCAAACCTTCCCAGTAGATTCCGGTGGAGTttattataatgattttttatcaCTGGGGGAACTTTTAGAGAGCTAATCCCTATAAAGTTTTTGCTTCATTGGGCAATATTTGTAGACAATTGTGTTTGTGTACTCACTATTCACCTACTGACGAAAGTATATTGAAGATATTggtaaaaaagaattaaaaaaaaaaaaaaatggaagagggCGGAGGAAATAAATTGTGTATTCATCTAcgacaaaagaagaagaaatttaaaaGCTTATAGGAGAAATTGGTAAAATATATTCTCTTTAAAATTTGGTAAAAGCTAGAAAAACaataaatcacaaaaaattcacaatttatAGCTGTCAATGCTATATGAGATCTCAATTGGTAATTATAATTGAATAGAGATTTAAGATTTGAATCCacataccaaaaaaaacacaaaactgtgaaaatttttgtgtgtATTAGTAAATAAGTCTTAAGGTGATCCAAACCCAAGTATACCACTCTATCCATTTTTGTGTattggacaattttttattaaaaaagtttagaaacaaaaaaaattaataaataatttgacaCTTAATGATGTAGTAGATTGTTAATAGTAgttaaaaaagtgatatcacaCGTGAAAACTAATAAAAGCTCGCAAACTCAACTAATGTGCGAAAAATATTGCCAAATTTTTTATGTCCGTAACATTACTCTTTACTTAGTAGTTATTGGAACGGTCTCCGAAAGGACCCAATCAGCGGttagaaagagaaacaaaacaacGGTAGGAATTCGCACAATGTTGTCAACGTTCAGAATATGGAAGTTTTGGTCCAAAGTTGGCCAAACAAGAAACTACTACCATGTCGATGTCTATCTCTACGTCCGaattcaaacaccaaaaactCCCAACCACATCTCACTTTTTCACTTTTGCCCCTACGTTAAACTTTGGAGCCATTGGTTCCATTAATGGAAAACCCGCCAACTTCGGACTATTCTTCCTAACCATTATTCACTCATCTCTCTTTTAATCCATTCCTCCCAAAAAAGCACTCCAAATTCTAGTTTTTctcatctacttttttttttttttttttaattggtttacgtattttgaataaacaaatataaatacacaaaaaacCAACCACCACCAAGTTCATTACGTTGCCTTAACCTTCAGTGCTTTGTTTCCTTCTACTCTGTATTCTCTCGTATGTTCTATGACAATTCATATGCTTTCTTTTATAAGGATATTGTAATCCTTTTCTTAGTTTTTCCGTTCATGCTTAGTTCATTTTTTTGTCCTTTACCTTTGGTGGGTTCAATTCAATTTCAACGCTTTTGTTGTTTATTTGAATATCTCAATCTCTTATTTCATGCATTTCTTGGTTTTTAGATCTGGGGTCTTTTGTGCTTGcttaagaaaaaaggaaaaaaagttcCTTTATTGGATGTATAGGAGCGAGGCTAAGACCATCCCTGCATCATAATATTGACAAGGGAGCCCTATAGGAGTGGAAATTAATCTTCAAGTCTCCGCGGCAGGAAGGCCTTGAATTTGCCAATATATCTGaggtattgatttttttttttattttggatttctatctcatttaaagtaggattttattgaattttgtatCAATATGATGATtgagtttttggattttgatttattGAACGCTTCTCCAAGATTTTCTTTGataaacaatgaatttgaaTTGTtagaccaacaaaaaaaaaaaaaaaaaattaccttgaTTTTGATCATACATGATTGgtaaattttatgttaatttttggtAGAAAAGGATTATAGAAGTTTCAAGATGCAGCAGCATATGGGACAGCTAGAGGAGGGGCTGAAGATGAGGAAGGGGCAATTATATGACATTGAAAAAGAGAGGGATCAAGCACTTGATGAGCTGAAAGAGATGAAAAAGGTGGCTGAGGAGGCCAACATGAAGCTTAGTGATGCATTGTCTACAAATAAGGTGGCACTTATACAAATGGAGCTGAATTCAGTAAAAGACTCATTGTCGATTGTGAGTCAAGAATTAAGCAACAAAGACAAGAATTTCGAGTCTTTGAAAGTTGAACTCGAGAAGGCAAAACAGTTGGAGCTCAATCGGGCAGAGAGGGACCCCTCATCAGATAAGTTCAAAGGGGAATCAAGTATTCTGAAAACCTGTGAGGCTAACACAAAAGCCTTATTGTCCGAAAGTAAGATCAGAATTCAGGAATTGGAGGCagaaataaagaaaggaaaggaaatggaaaaaaaaacatttgattcGATGCTGGCACAGGCAGAACAACTCGAGCAAAACAAGATTTTGCTTGAAGAGTCAAAGCTCGAGATTGCTTCTCTCCGTGAGCAGGTGGAGAAATTGAAGGGTTCATACGGGCAAAGCAATGCATCCCAAAGTTGCTTGGAGGAAAaccttttgttaaaaaaagcaTTGGAGAATCTCAACTCTGAGGTTCTATTAGCAAACGAAACTTTGGCTCATGCACAGGAGGGTGAGAGGCTTGCTTCCTCAAAGGTCAAGAGTCTCATGGAGGAAATAGAGTTGCTTAAAAATGAATTGATGCTGGCAACTGAGGCAGAAGAGAATGGCAAGACGGCAATGGATGATTTGGCAGTAGTACTAAAAGAAGTGGCAACAGAAGCTCACGAGGTGAAGGAGAAACTGAGTGTAACACAAGCAGAGCTAGAGTACACAAAAGTGGAGGCAGAGCATTTGAAGGTGCTGTTAAAGATCATGGAAGACAAGCATAAAGAAGTTTTAGATGAATCAAGGAAAGAGGCCGATCTATATAAAAATACTGCAGAAAGGTTGAGATTAGAAGCTGAAGATTCACTCTTGGCATGGAATGGGAAAGAAACTGGCTTTGTTGAATGTATCAAAAGAGCTGAAGATGAGAGGTTTGCTGCGCAAGAAGAGAACAGTAGACTGCTTGAATTTCTTACAGAAGCCAGGAACATGGTTACAGCATCAAAGGAAGAAAATCAGAAGTTGCGTGATATACTTAAACAGGCCTTAAATGAAGCTAATGTTGCGAAAGAAGCCGCAGGGATTGCTCAGGTTGAAAATTCACAACTTAAGGATAGCCTGGCCGAAAAGGAGGACACCTTGAATTACCTTACTCGAGCGACTGAGAACCTTAGGATAAATGAAGCTGCTGCTTTTGGGAACATCAAAGCGATGAACCGGTTGCTTTCTGAGACATCAAAAACAGAGTTAAAGAAAGACGATAAGGATAAATCATCGAGAAAGGAgtcaaagaaagaagataagGAACTAAGAAGGAATTTCAGGACTCAAAATTCAATAGATAAAGAACGTATAGATGGCAACATAAGCAAAACTACTAGTTTTAATCTCAAGGAGATGAAACTTCACAATAAACAGAAGGATGTGAATGAGGGCCCTGAAAATGATGAGGcaatatttgacattttaacTTCACAAGATTTAGCAGCCCATCACAGGATAAAGTCATCTTCTGTATCCATAGATGATGGACAGAAAGTACAATTAGAAGATTTTTATCATCTAGATGCAACCCTTTCTGATGATTTTGACAATGATAGAAActcaagaaagaagaaagcatTACTACGGCGATTTGGAGATCTTATACGAAGAAAAAGTTCCCCCCCAACCGAAACCATCAATTGAATAGACACTTTGGGAGTACACAAATTTTTCTTACCACCTCAGTTTTGATTCTTGCAGTAGATTAGTCATCTAGAttatttataccaaaaaaaaaaaaaccttgccaCAGGAAACTTATGATATGAACACGCTCCCCAATCATCTATAATTATGTACAGTCAATTCATCATTTATACAGGGAGAGTGAATATTAGTGATTCATCTTCTTTATGTTgcttcacttttatttatttattatttaccaAGTCATTCTCCACGGCCACCCAAAACTCAATGCTCTTGTAGTTCTctcaaaatgtgaattttaatcATAGTTAGTCACATTCGATTGGCTAGGCAGGCAGATTTTTGTCAATGATTCTGCCCCTTTACTGCGTCCTCTTCGCAGGCAAAGATTTAATAAAGAACAACATTCTCAACTCTCCATCAGTCTTGAGAGATTAGAGTCGGGGTTGTTTTCAAAGCTTTGCCATGCGTCATATAGAGAGACGAGCTTGCTACTCATGCCAACAGTGGTTGGTCATGAAGTATAGCTGCGCGTCTTGGAAGGGGCtaactcaaaatcaattaaCAACTACAATTTGCCTTAACATTTCACAAAGAGGTAAATATAGAGCGATGTCATCAGGAAGAGAGTGGGAGAGTTATACTCATGCTGCCAAACACGGAGGAAAAACACGGAGGAAACTCGTTTGGGAAATGTCTCTTACACACACCTacacataaattattttttgaaatgaaattgtGATTTGAAGTCAcgatttcaattaaaaaactgaAATGTGTGTATTTTGTGTATAATAGAGAAGTGTCTGATCGATATTGTTCACTTTTAGTGGCGAAGTAAATGTTGTCGTTTTTGGTAGGTAAAGATTTTAATTGATGtttccttttacttttataAATACTTAAAGGAATGCAATTTTTGGTAAGTTGTTATGGGTTGTTATTGGTGTGAtagaaaagtaattttagtagtTGGttaaaattagaactaataacaactaaccacttataatttgttgtgaaaatattatggatgaaCATCTCTCTAAAATTGGAGGGATTTAGTTAGTGGGCATTAACGGTGATGGACAAGAATTTAAGATTGATGGTACTTGGAccgaaaattaaaattataggCTCCGCATTAGTGTAGAATTAAGCTATAGACTTCACAATGTGCTAGACTTGTACAGTACCGTGTATCACTTATGGGTATATTTAAAAACTCTCCTAGCCCACTCGCAGTCTTTTTCATGAGTCCAAAGATGAATAATGAAAAAACCCACCCTCCAGAGTCCAGACCACACCCCCAAATTCCTCAATCAGCTTTCCAAGTGGGTTTGAAACTTATGGATGTAACATAGgaagaaaaaagggggaaaaagggTTATTTGGGCTGTAGCTTGcgatattggtttttttttttttttttaatatttatttttttattgggtttaaaCTTATGTGGTCCACCCTTGATAATAATTCTTCATTATTAAATcaagataccaatcagttttaGTGTAGACAAGGATTAAACCTCAGATCTCATATTCAACTATCAgcgactttactagttgaactaactaAAACCTATTGGGCTTCTATTTTGCCTGTCACAGACTCACtgcaactaaaaaaagaaaaaaaaagtctacaatattattttggttggAACAGGAGTACTACATGCAGTTTGATCAATCTAGctgatttttctcaaaaatagaaaaataaaagaaagatgattAATCTAGCTGAATGACTAATTACACCTTATTTatgattcatttttttctcgttacaattcaaaaattttgaataaaaaaaaatccttttaagTGAGcgaataatatttaatttttcaccAAGTGCATTATGCAAAGCAAAAACAATGAACACAAGCAAAAACAAAGTAATTCTTAGAGAGAATTCTAGAAGCATTAATTCTTTAACTGAATTTCTATCTTGGATAAATATCAATGAGGAAGATACAATGTTTATGTAGATGACAGTAGAGCTTTGGCGCCTAATCTAACCACGTAACAACCTCTT contains:
- the LOC115994752 gene encoding putative WEB family protein At1g65010, chloroplastic; the protein is MQQHMGQLEEGLKMRKGQLYDIEKERDQALDELKEMKKVAEEANMKLSDALSTNKVALIQMELNSVKDSLSIVSQELSNKDKNFESLKVELEKAKQLELNRAERDPSSDKFKGESSILKTCEANTKALLSESKIRIQELEAEIKKGKEMEKKTFDSMLAQAEQLEQNKILLEESKLEIASLREQVEKLKGSYGQSNASQSCLEENLLLKKALENLNSEVLLANETLAHAQEGERLASSKVKSLMEEIELLKNELMLATEAEENGKTAMDDLAVVLKEVATEAHEVKEKLSVTQAELEYTKVEAEHLKVLLKIMEDKHKEVLDESRKEADLYKNTAERLRLEAEDSLLAWNGKETGFVECIKRAEDERFAAQEENSRLLEFLTEARNMVTASKEENQKLRDILKQALNEANVAKEAAGIAQVENSQLKDSLAEKEDTLNYLTRATENLRINEAAAFGNIKAMNRLLSETSKTELKKDDKDKSSRKESKKEDKELRRNFRTQNSIDKERIDGNISKTTSFNLKEMKLHNKQKDVNEGPENDEAIFDILTSQDLAAHHRIKSSSVSIDDGQKVQLEDFYHLDATLSDDFDNDRNSRKKKALLRRFGDLIRRKSSPPTETIN